One part of the Polycyclovorans algicola TG408 genome encodes these proteins:
- the btuB gene encoding TonB-dependent vitamin B12 receptor produces MKSFLKKWALTLMAGAMSCVAAASESRSVPPAMGDVIVTASRNSEALTDTLAPVSVITRDDLERLQSQDVLDVLTGLPGINFATNGGPGKSTSLFVRGTESDHVLVLVDGIKVGSATSGSTPFEQIPVDQIDRIEIVRGPRSSLYGSEAIGGVIQIFTRRGSRSGVVTPSFALGGGSRGDGRIEAGLRGGDGNTWFSAGLNARTTDGIDVRPSLNEPDRDGYRQLAGSLSAGHLFDNGAEVSVNLLRAEGENDFDGASQNETDTVNQVIGLSGRFAPLPRWTVALSGGQSTDDADNLLDGAFVSRFKTRRDTLSWQNDVALAAGHGVTVGVDYQNDQISGTTAYAENRRDNTGLFAVYQGSVGAHDLQLSLREDENQQFGRNTTGGVSHGYGFAGGIRAVASYGTAFKAPTFNELYFPNFGSPDLKPEEAENVELSLQGNHAAYRWAVNVFRTQIDDLIAFDSDLEAPNNIDRALIRGVEAQLGTRFGDLRLQSYLTWLQPENDGDGANRSNTLPRRREQSARLDVDYDIRAFSAGLSVYGASDGFDNIANTTPLPGYATLNLRFGWQALPQWLLQLEGRNVLDKDYETAATYANYGASVMATVRFTPNQV; encoded by the coding sequence GTGAAATCCTTTCTTAAAAAATGGGCGCTGACCTTGATGGCCGGCGCGATGTCATGTGTGGCTGCCGCGTCTGAATCACGATCCGTGCCGCCCGCAATGGGCGATGTGATTGTCACCGCATCACGCAACTCGGAGGCGCTGACCGACACGCTGGCGCCGGTGTCCGTGATCACCCGCGACGACCTTGAGCGCCTGCAGTCGCAGGATGTGCTCGACGTGTTGACCGGCCTGCCGGGCATTAACTTCGCCACCAATGGCGGGCCGGGCAAGTCGACCTCGCTGTTCGTGCGCGGCACGGAATCCGACCATGTGCTGGTGCTGGTTGACGGCATCAAGGTCGGCTCGGCCACTTCCGGCAGCACGCCGTTCGAGCAAATTCCCGTCGACCAGATCGACCGTATCGAGATCGTCCGCGGGCCGCGCTCCAGTCTCTATGGCTCGGAGGCGATTGGCGGGGTGATCCAGATCTTCACCCGTCGCGGATCGCGTAGCGGGGTGGTGACGCCTTCGTTCGCCCTCGGCGGCGGTTCGCGTGGCGATGGCCGCATCGAGGCTGGATTGCGCGGCGGTGATGGCAACACCTGGTTCAGCGCCGGCCTGAACGCCCGCACCACCGACGGTATCGACGTGCGCCCCAGCCTCAACGAACCGGACCGCGACGGCTACCGGCAACTGGCGGGCTCCTTGAGCGCCGGACACCTGTTCGACAACGGCGCCGAGGTCTCGGTCAATCTGCTGCGCGCCGAGGGCGAGAATGACTTCGACGGCGCCTCGCAAAACGAAACCGACACGGTCAATCAGGTGATCGGTCTGAGCGGCCGCTTTGCCCCGCTGCCCCGTTGGACGGTGGCGCTCAGTGGCGGCCAGAGCACCGATGACGCCGACAACCTGCTCGACGGCGCGTTCGTCAGTCGCTTCAAGACCCGGCGCGACACGCTGTCGTGGCAGAACGATGTCGCGTTGGCCGCGGGGCACGGCGTAACCGTGGGCGTTGACTACCAGAACGACCAAATCAGCGGCACCACCGCCTACGCCGAAAATCGTCGCGACAACACGGGCCTGTTCGCCGTGTATCAGGGCAGCGTTGGCGCACATGACCTGCAACTGAGCCTGCGTGAAGACGAAAACCAGCAGTTCGGTCGCAACACCACCGGCGGGGTCTCTCACGGCTACGGGTTCGCCGGCGGCATTCGGGCGGTCGCTTCATACGGCACGGCCTTCAAGGCACCCACCTTCAACGAACTGTACTTCCCCAACTTCGGCAGCCCCGATCTGAAGCCGGAAGAGGCCGAGAATGTTGAGCTGTCGCTCCAAGGCAACCACGCCGCTTATCGCTGGGCGGTGAACGTCTTTCGCACGCAGATTGACGACCTGATCGCCTTTGACTCCGATCTGGAAGCGCCCAACAACATCGACCGTGCGCTGATTCGCGGCGTCGAGGCGCAACTCGGCACCCGGTTCGGTGACCTGCGTCTGCAAAGCTATCTCACCTGGCTGCAACCCGAGAACGACGGCGACGGCGCCAACCGCAGCAACACCCTGCCGCGCCGCCGCGAGCAGAGCGCCCGGCTGGATGTGGACTACGACATCCGCGCCTTCAGCGCCGGACTGAGCGTCTACGGGGCCTCCGACGGCTTTGACAACATTGCCAACACCACGCCGCTGCCGGGCTACGCGACGCTGAACCTGCGTTTTGGCTGGCAGGCGTTGCCGCAATGGCTGTTGCAACTCGAAGGCCGCAACGTGCTCGACAAGGACTACGAAACCGCCGCCACCTACGCCAACTATGGCGCCTCGGTGATGGCCACCGTGCGCTTTACCCCCAACCAAGTCTGA
- a CDS encoding histidine phosphatase family protein produces the protein MRLLLLRHLPVQLPPGICYGASDVAARPPTPTELAALRTAIGAVPTRVISSPLRRCEALATALVPGAPVVLDDRLKEINFGDWELRAWDDIDRAQIDAWAASPWGYRMPGGECANDLRNRVLAALDDALQQANQASVVQMLIVTHGGPLRVLRGHLLGLPQAQWLDGSCPPGGLLALARTADGRWQVAPDQP, from the coding sequence ATGCGTCTGTTGCTGCTGCGGCACCTGCCGGTGCAGTTGCCGCCGGGTATCTGCTACGGGGCCAGCGACGTCGCCGCCCGACCGCCGACACCGACCGAGTTGGCCGCGCTGCGTACGGCCATCGGCGCTGTTCCCACCCGGGTCATCAGCAGCCCGCTGCGGCGCTGCGAGGCACTGGCAACCGCACTTGTGCCGGGCGCGCCTGTCGTGCTTGACGACCGGCTCAAGGAAATCAATTTTGGCGATTGGGAGTTGCGCGCCTGGGACGACATCGACCGCGCACAAATCGATGCCTGGGCGGCATCACCCTGGGGCTATCGAATGCCGGGCGGCGAGTGCGCCAACGACCTGCGCAACCGGGTGCTGGCCGCATTGGACGATGCGCTACAGCAGGCGAATCAGGCATCCGTGGTGCAGATGTTGATCGTCACCCACGGCGGTCCGCTGCGGGTGCTGCGCGGCCATTTGCTGGGCCTGCCGCAGGCGCAGTGGCTGGACGGGTCGTGCCCGCCGGGCGGTCTTCTCGCGCTTGCGCGAACCGCCGATGGTCGCTGGCAGGTTGCGCCTGATCAGCCCTGA
- a CDS encoding glycosyltransferase family 2 protein: MRVSVCVNTFHRPQTLGQLLEDLAALQGEPTLSEVVITDNDAGGSGRATVEAAMDKVPFALIHQIEPEQNISLARNRGIHRATGDWIGLLDDDERVAPDWLAQKAAQAARSSADGVFGPVEQQIPDDAPAWMPRDGGSLHGYAPLTSGTVMPANMLFSGNVLIRKAVLTGRDGPFDPGYGLSGGEDADLFNALRRNGAHFVWCAEAPAIERLGPERMQQTWFLTRSRRGAQDYALQVLDGVYGPVSASTRLRLGLDAAAKWLIAVLGYTALRLTGAAPPQTFAWRRKVAAQLGKFDVLLGRGRILEYQKKPAAK, translated from the coding sequence ATGCGCGTTTCGGTTTGCGTTAACACCTTTCACCGGCCCCAGACCTTGGGGCAGCTGCTCGAAGACCTTGCCGCGCTGCAAGGTGAGCCGACCTTGTCCGAAGTGGTCATCACCGACAACGACGCTGGCGGCAGTGGACGGGCGACCGTCGAGGCCGCGATGGACAAGGTGCCCTTTGCGTTGATCCACCAGATCGAACCCGAGCAGAACATCTCACTGGCACGGAACCGCGGGATCCACCGTGCGACGGGCGACTGGATCGGCTTGCTTGACGATGACGAGCGTGTGGCGCCCGATTGGCTGGCACAAAAGGCTGCACAGGCTGCCCGCAGCAGCGCCGACGGCGTGTTCGGCCCGGTTGAACAGCAGATCCCGGACGATGCGCCGGCCTGGATGCCCCGCGACGGTGGCAGTCTGCATGGCTACGCGCCCCTGACCAGCGGCACGGTGATGCCGGCCAACATGTTGTTCAGCGGCAATGTGCTGATTCGCAAGGCGGTGCTGACCGGACGTGACGGGCCGTTTGATCCCGGTTATGGCCTCTCGGGCGGCGAAGATGCCGACCTTTTCAACGCCCTGCGGCGCAATGGCGCGCACTTTGTCTGGTGTGCCGAAGCGCCGGCCATTGAGCGACTGGGCCCCGAGCGTATGCAGCAGACGTGGTTTTTGACCCGGAGTCGGCGCGGCGCGCAGGACTATGCGCTTCAGGTTCTGGATGGGGTCTATGGCCCGGTCAGTGCATCGACCCGGCTACGTTTAGGGCTCGACGCAGCGGCTAAATGGCTCATCGCCGTTCTGGGATACACCGCGCTTCGGCTGACCGGCGCCGCGCCGCCACAGACCTTTGCCTGGCGCCGCAAGGTCGCCGCGCAGCTGGGCAAGTTCGACGTGCTGCTGGGTCGCGGCCGCATCCTCGAATACCAGAAAAAGCCCGCTGCCAAGTGA
- a CDS encoding transcriptional repressor, producing the protein MKATTDSHSAEATLEQADALCRKRGARFTPMRREVFELMLAEPGPRSAYDLMATLETRLNRRLAPPTVYRALDFLMAQGFIHRLESTHAYLPCMHIGHAHHGVYLVCERCGQTVELDDHTIATRLEQGAEAHGFKVSRPVVELHGHCGECRDPA; encoded by the coding sequence ATGAAGGCGACGACCGATTCCCACTCCGCCGAGGCCACCCTCGAACAGGCCGACGCGCTGTGTCGCAAACGTGGCGCGCGGTTCACGCCCATGCGCCGCGAAGTCTTTGAACTGATGCTGGCCGAGCCGGGCCCGCGTTCGGCCTATGACCTGATGGCCACCCTGGAAACCCGGCTGAACCGCCGTCTGGCCCCACCCACCGTCTATCGTGCGCTGGACTTTCTGATGGCGCAGGGCTTTATTCATCGGCTGGAATCCACGCATGCCTATCTGCCGTGCATGCACATCGGCCACGCCCACCACGGCGTGTATCTGGTCTGTGAGCGCTGCGGTCAGACCGTTGAGCTTGACGATCACACCATCGCCACGCGGCTGGAGCAGGGCGCCGAAGCGCATGGCTTCAAGGTGAGCCGACCGGTTGTCGAATTGCACGGCCATTGCGGCGAGTGCCGCGATCCTGCGTGA
- a CDS encoding adenosylcobinamide-GDP ribazoletransferase, with amino-acid sequence MSDTQRELRRAFIALGYFTRVPIPEWVGWSPDELNRAARYFPLVGVLVGAVGAISLLLGAALWTPMVAVSLSMLVTILLTGAFHEDGLADSADGFGGGFEPKRVLAIMQDSRIGTYGALALGLALLIKFCALLALAELNLGLAALALVIAHAGSRASALSVMVWLPYARIEGATKAKPVAEGISSTEWRIGCAIAGLPLLLAWVGSPLTLLQGVAVMLTLLAVAWLAAKYCRRRISGYTGDALGATQQVAEIATYLVLCAAWV; translated from the coding sequence ATGTCCGACACCCAGCGTGAACTGCGACGCGCCTTCATTGCGCTCGGCTATTTCACCCGTGTTCCGATTCCCGAATGGGTGGGCTGGTCGCCGGACGAACTGAATCGTGCGGCGCGTTACTTCCCGCTGGTGGGCGTCCTGGTGGGCGCTGTCGGTGCCATCAGCCTGTTGTTGGGCGCCGCGCTGTGGACCCCGATGGTGGCCGTCAGCCTGTCGATGCTGGTGACGATTCTGCTCACTGGCGCGTTCCACGAAGACGGCCTGGCGGACTCGGCCGACGGTTTTGGAGGTGGCTTCGAGCCCAAGCGCGTGCTGGCGATCATGCAGGATTCGCGCATCGGCACCTACGGCGCACTGGCGCTGGGACTGGCGCTGCTAATCAAGTTCTGCGCGCTGCTGGCGCTGGCCGAGCTGAATCTCGGACTCGCCGCGCTGGCGCTGGTCATCGCTCATGCCGGCTCACGTGCCAGCGCGCTGAGCGTGATGGTCTGGTTGCCCTACGCGCGCATCGAGGGCGCGACCAAGGCCAAGCCTGTGGCCGAAGGCATCAGCAGCACCGAGTGGCGCATCGGTTGCGCCATCGCGGGGCTGCCGCTGCTGCTCGCGTGGGTCGGGTCGCCATTGACGCTGCTGCAAGGCGTGGCGGTCATGCTCACGCTGCTGGCCGTGGCTTGGTTGGCGGCAAAATACTGTCGCCGCCGCATCAGCGGCTATACCGGGGACGCGCTGGGGGCCACCCAGCAGGTCGCCGAAATCGCGACCTATCTGGTGCTCTGCGCGGCCTGGGTCTAA
- a CDS encoding O-antigen ligase family protein, which produces MTQAPVQWVEDRAYYWTLTVLVFAAVLLSIVPDGFNFARSDELGITESRESGLISRVQWLPFFAVAGWIVLRRLRLALALLPHLNWVFLLLIVFASASVLWSHDPAVTLRRVIKVVGVVMIALAFQLASWTPERFTQVTRWALAGCVLLSIAWVIVAPANGIHQSSLYELQGAWRGITTHKNNYGLLGTFTALFWLHGGLTRQLTWRAAAFGVVLGLSATLLSRSSTSLIMFVLAAALMTAALMTPRALRDLRVYLVATVILVALVYALLLLLGFPGYTDLMTPVADAFGKDVTLSSRTLIWALALDEIMARPWLGIGFEAFWLDEPDGPSAAMERALRFSISSAHNGYIDMAISLGLGGVMLMIGAYLFYGWMIIRVARIDRGLFALNAALLLIQIISNLMESFILRPVTAEFFVTTLAMMALGRRLLEARFVPYRQGLPLQSEPSPPAARSAHARFGLR; this is translated from the coding sequence ATGACGCAAGCCCCGGTCCAGTGGGTCGAAGACCGCGCTTATTACTGGACGTTGACCGTGCTGGTTTTCGCGGCGGTGCTGCTCAGCATCGTGCCGGACGGCTTCAACTTTGCCCGCTCTGACGAGCTGGGCATCACCGAGTCGCGCGAGTCGGGCCTCATCTCGCGCGTCCAGTGGCTGCCGTTCTTTGCCGTGGCAGGCTGGATCGTGCTGCGTCGCCTGCGGCTGGCGCTCGCGCTGCTGCCGCACCTCAACTGGGTGTTTCTGCTGCTCATTGTCTTTGCCTCAGCCAGCGTGCTCTGGTCGCACGACCCTGCGGTGACCTTACGGCGGGTGATCAAGGTGGTCGGCGTGGTGATGATTGCGCTGGCCTTTCAGCTGGCCAGTTGGACGCCGGAGCGCTTTACCCAGGTGACGCGCTGGGCGCTGGCAGGTTGTGTGCTGCTGAGCATTGCCTGGGTGATCGTGGCGCCGGCCAATGGCATTCACCAGTCGTCGTTGTACGAACTGCAAGGCGCATGGCGCGGCATCACCACACACAAGAACAACTACGGGTTGCTGGGCACCTTCACCGCCCTGTTCTGGCTGCACGGCGGGCTGACGCGACAACTGACATGGCGTGCCGCGGCGTTCGGTGTGGTGCTGGGCCTGTCCGCAACGCTGCTGTCGCGCAGCTCCACCAGTCTGATCATGTTCGTGCTGGCGGCGGCGCTGATGACGGCGGCGCTGATGACACCGCGCGCGCTGCGTGACCTGCGGGTTTATCTGGTCGCCACGGTGATTTTGGTGGCGCTGGTCTACGCGTTGCTGCTGCTGCTGGGCTTTCCCGGTTACACCGACCTGATGACACCGGTCGCCGATGCGTTTGGCAAGGATGTCACCCTGTCGAGCCGCACCCTGATCTGGGCACTGGCGCTCGACGAAATCATGGCGCGACCGTGGCTGGGGATTGGCTTCGAGGCTTTCTGGCTCGATGAGCCGGACGGGCCGTCGGCGGCCATGGAGCGTGCGCTGCGCTTCTCGATCAGCTCGGCGCACAACGGCTATATCGACATGGCCATCTCGCTGGGTCTGGGCGGGGTGATGCTGATGATCGGCGCCTACCTTTTTTACGGGTGGATGATCATCAGGGTGGCAAGAATTGACCGTGGTCTGTTTGCGCTCAATGCGGCGTTGCTGCTGATTCAGATCATTTCCAACCTGATGGAAAGCTTTATCCTGAGACCCGTGACCGCCGAGTTTTTCGTGACCACGCTGGCAATGATGGCACTGGGGCGGCGACTGCTCGAAGCGCGCTTTGTCCCGTATCGGCAGGGATTGCCACTGCAATCCGAGCCTTCACCTCCTGCCGCCCGGTCTGCCCATGCGCGTTTCGGTTTGCGTTAA
- the hisI gene encoding phosphoribosyl-AMP cyclohydrolase: protein MSNDVRFFSRLTIEQVEEGHELAPKFDADGLLPCVTTAHGTGEVLMLGYMNAEALKKTILTGEAHYWSRSRKVLWHKGATSGLVQKVEELRIDDDQDAIWLRVSVNGDASCHVGYRSCFYRSIPMGEGPDERTLQYEESEKSFDPKVVYGDAPNPTIL from the coding sequence ATGAGTAACGACGTACGATTTTTTTCGCGACTGACCATCGAACAGGTGGAAGAAGGCCACGAGTTGGCCCCCAAGTTCGATGCCGACGGCCTGCTGCCCTGCGTCACCACGGCACACGGCACGGGCGAAGTGCTGATGCTCGGCTACATGAACGCCGAAGCGCTGAAAAAAACCATTCTCACCGGCGAAGCGCACTACTGGTCGCGCAGCCGCAAGGTGCTCTGGCACAAGGGCGCCACCAGCGGTCTGGTGCAAAAGGTCGAAGAACTGCGCATCGACGACGACCAGGACGCCATCTGGTTGCGCGTGTCAGTCAACGGCGATGCCTCTTGCCACGTCGGGTATCGGTCGTGCTTTTACCGCTCGATTCCGATGGGCGAAGGACCGGACGAACGCACGCTACAGTACGAAGAGTCTGAAAAATCCTTCGACCCGAAAGTCGTCTACGGCGACGCGCCGAATCCGACCATTCTGTGA
- a CDS encoding CpsD/CapB family tyrosine-protein kinase, which yields MASQTASANRDELSRIAAYLIRTCGLTEDDFLRVIEEQRRSGVGFVDAVLNLKLASPADIEAARSATHAIKTLPQARPRIELKALHDPFTAHAEAIRSLRTALLMQLERLPRNDGFTNVVAVCSAQRGEGRSLLAAELAASLAQLDAPTLLIDADLRTPRQQRLFEVPDAPGLAEALTQSGPGQMLTVDGLPHLSLLTAGQDRSKPLERLSQPEFRELMQGYSRRYRHVVIDTPAIEACPDALAVVAAVRNVLLVVHRHQCRLSAAQSALSRLHAANGRVVGSVLQDFAKTTRPRRTRRL from the coding sequence ATGGCCTCTCAAACCGCCTCCGCCAACCGAGACGAACTGTCGCGGATTGCCGCGTACCTGATTCGCACCTGTGGGCTCACCGAAGACGACTTTCTGAGGGTCATCGAAGAGCAGCGCCGCAGCGGCGTTGGCTTTGTCGACGCGGTGCTGAATCTCAAGCTGGCGAGCCCGGCCGATATCGAGGCCGCGCGCAGCGCCACGCACGCCATCAAGACGTTGCCGCAGGCACGCCCCCGCATCGAGCTCAAGGCGCTGCACGACCCGTTTACGGCCCACGCCGAGGCGATTCGCAGCCTGCGCACGGCACTGCTGATGCAGCTCGAACGCCTGCCGCGCAATGACGGTTTCACCAACGTCGTGGCCGTGTGCTCGGCGCAGAGGGGTGAGGGTCGCAGTCTGCTCGCGGCCGAGTTGGCGGCCAGCCTCGCCCAGCTTGATGCGCCCACCCTGCTGATTGATGCCGACCTGCGCACACCGCGTCAGCAGCGGTTGTTTGAGGTCCCGGATGCCCCGGGGCTGGCCGAGGCACTGACCCAGTCCGGGCCCGGGCAGATGCTGACGGTGGACGGATTGCCGCACTTGTCATTGCTGACCGCCGGGCAGGATCGCAGCAAACCGCTTGAGCGCCTCTCGCAGCCCGAGTTCCGCGAGCTGATGCAGGGCTATTCAAGGCGCTATCGCCACGTGGTGATCGACACACCTGCCATAGAGGCCTGTCCCGATGCCCTGGCGGTCGTCGCCGCAGTGCGCAATGTCTTGCTGGTCGTCCACCGGCATCAGTGCCGCTTGTCGGCGGCGCAATCGGCGTTGTCACGCCTGCACGCCGCCAACGGGCGGGTCGTGGGCAGTGTGTTGCAAGACTTTGCCAAGACCACCCGTCCACGGCGCACTCGGCGGCTCTGA
- a CDS encoding lipopolysaccharide biosynthesis protein, with the protein MFGSAIVTQAVLSACNLIIGLVLIRFTTEEDYGRYVLAYTVLALAIAVPNSAVFGPQAVLGGKWPLDERRQLFSRVATQLARLCWQVGGVVMLGAVLVPGVVLQRWDDVWLAAALILAAAAAIRREHLRAVLYLGRAPIDVLRSDSVYALVAVMAAAAAALLAGGQAAPWVLLGLALAAWAGGWRARAVVGERFGWAPDEPVNRLAQLWPLGRWALLGSMINWSFVQGFYFVMVALLDVRAVAAVAATRLLLMPINLLATGVGQLLLPMAASWFPTLGGAVVLQRLSAIAAGLLGVTLTYVALLWVLQDWIMGTILGREFDEQGALIAAWSACFALGVVRSTISRAAMVVERFKALSALEAITASVSLTSGALAMLQFGAVGGILGLIAGEVTGMVLMVGYLTHLRRSGVLGPPAPVQT; encoded by the coding sequence TTGTTCGGTAGTGCGATTGTCACCCAGGCGGTGTTGTCGGCCTGCAACCTGATCATTGGCCTGGTGCTGATCCGCTTTACGACCGAAGAAGATTACGGCCGCTACGTGCTCGCCTACACGGTGCTGGCGCTCGCAATCGCCGTGCCCAATTCGGCGGTGTTCGGCCCCCAAGCCGTGCTCGGCGGCAAATGGCCACTGGACGAGCGCAGGCAACTCTTCAGTCGTGTCGCGACCCAGTTGGCGCGGCTCTGCTGGCAAGTTGGCGGTGTGGTGATGCTGGGCGCAGTGCTGGTGCCCGGCGTGGTGCTGCAGCGTTGGGACGACGTGTGGCTGGCGGCCGCGCTGATCCTCGCGGCGGCCGCCGCGATTCGACGTGAACACTTGCGTGCCGTGCTGTACCTGGGGCGCGCGCCCATTGACGTACTGCGCAGCGACAGCGTTTACGCCCTGGTCGCGGTGATGGCCGCTGCTGCCGCCGCGCTGCTGGCGGGCGGGCAAGCCGCGCCCTGGGTGCTGCTGGGACTGGCGCTGGCCGCGTGGGCCGGCGGATGGCGGGCGAGGGCGGTGGTCGGTGAACGCTTCGGCTGGGCACCGGATGAACCGGTCAACCGGCTGGCCCAGTTGTGGCCGCTGGGCCGTTGGGCGCTGCTGGGTTCGATGATCAACTGGTCGTTCGTGCAGGGTTTTTACTTCGTCATGGTGGCATTGCTCGACGTGCGTGCTGTCGCTGCCGTGGCGGCCACGCGGCTGCTGCTGATGCCGATCAATCTTCTCGCCACCGGTGTCGGGCAACTGTTGCTCCCCATGGCGGCGAGCTGGTTCCCGACCCTGGGCGGCGCCGTGGTCTTGCAGCGGCTGTCGGCGATCGCCGCCGGATTGCTCGGCGTCACCCTGACCTACGTGGCGCTGCTGTGGGTGCTGCAGGACTGGATCATGGGCACGATACTTGGCCGCGAATTTGACGAGCAGGGCGCGCTGATTGCGGCATGGTCTGCGTGCTTTGCGCTGGGCGTGGTGCGTTCGACGATCTCGCGTGCGGCGATGGTGGTCGAACGCTTCAAGGCGCTTTCGGCCCTGGAGGCGATCACCGCCAGCGTGTCGCTCACTTCCGGCGCGCTGGCGATGCTGCAGTTCGGCGCCGTCGGCGGCATTCTCGGGCTGATTGCCGGCGAGGTCACCGGCATGGTGCTGATGGTCGGTTACCTGACCCACCTGCGCCGCAGCGGCGTGCTCGGGCCACCGGCGCCCGTGCAGACATGA
- a CDS encoding glycosyltransferase family 2 protein gives MNWLDGLLLIAGLPVLVAAYYLGLLTLLSVRTAPPVLSPAQRASRVVFVVPAHDEAAGIVATVQSLQGCDWPAESLQILVLADNCGDDTAERARSAGARVIERNDTHRRGKGYALALAFSTLIDEGWAEAVIVVDADSVVSNNLVTAVVAHLNKPGRWGAVQVFYGVRNPQAGWRTRLMTIALAIFHRLRGRARARLGLSTKLNGNGMGFSMEALRTVPYQAFSIAEDLEYGIALVRADIGIAYADEASIAAEMVSQTDRAVSQRDRWDGGRASMRRTYGWPLIREALGTPALERFDLALEVLIPPLSTVVAALLLWSLALLVSGLIVPLGTWLPWLALAAWLSLIAHVLRGVWLSGLGLGGLQVLAFAPVYVAWSLLLRLRRKRVLTEWVRTERE, from the coding sequence ATGAACTGGCTCGACGGATTACTGCTGATCGCCGGGCTTCCGGTGCTGGTCGCGGCCTATTACCTGGGGTTGCTCACCCTGCTGTCGGTCCGTACGGCACCGCCGGTGTTGAGCCCGGCGCAGCGCGCCAGCCGCGTCGTGTTCGTGGTGCCAGCGCACGACGAGGCGGCCGGCATTGTTGCCACGGTGCAGAGCTTGCAGGGTTGCGACTGGCCGGCCGAGTCACTGCAGATTCTGGTGCTGGCTGACAACTGCGGCGACGACACCGCTGAACGTGCCCGCAGTGCCGGTGCGCGGGTGATTGAGCGCAACGACACCCACCGACGCGGCAAGGGCTACGCCTTGGCGCTGGCGTTCTCGACATTGATTGATGAGGGGTGGGCTGAAGCGGTGATCGTCGTTGACGCCGACAGCGTCGTCAGCAACAACCTGGTGACCGCTGTGGTGGCGCACCTCAACAAGCCGGGGCGCTGGGGCGCGGTGCAGGTGTTCTACGGGGTTCGCAACCCGCAGGCGGGTTGGCGCACGCGGCTCATGACGATTGCATTGGCCATTTTTCATCGACTGCGTGGCCGGGCGCGGGCGCGTCTGGGTTTGTCGACCAAGCTCAATGGCAACGGCATGGGATTTTCAATGGAGGCGCTGCGCACGGTGCCGTACCAGGCCTTCTCCATTGCTGAGGACCTTGAGTACGGCATCGCGCTGGTCCGTGCCGACATCGGCATTGCCTACGCCGATGAGGCGAGCATCGCCGCCGAAATGGTCAGTCAGACCGACCGCGCCGTGTCGCAGCGTGACCGCTGGGACGGCGGCCGCGCCAGCATGCGCCGCACCTACGGCTGGCCGCTGATTCGCGAAGCGCTCGGCACTCCGGCGCTGGAGCGTTTCGATCTGGCTTTGGAGGTGCTGATTCCGCCGTTGTCCACGGTGGTGGCGGCGCTTTTACTGTGGTCCCTGGCGTTGCTGGTCAGCGGGCTGATCGTGCCGCTGGGCACATGGCTGCCATGGTTGGCACTGGCCGCGTGGTTGTCATTGATCGCCCACGTGCTGCGCGGCGTTTGGCTCAGCGGGCTGGGCTTGGGCGGGCTGCAGGTGCTCGCCTTCGCGCCGGTTTACGTGGCGTGGTCACTGTTGCTGCGGCTGCGGCGCAAACGGGTGCTGACCGAGTGGGTCCGCACCGAGCGGGAGTAG